Proteins from one Desertifilum tharense IPPAS B-1220 genomic window:
- a CDS encoding S41 family peptidase — translation MESIQLEAQELQNIEAFCRLLGILRYFHPSTAATKADWNQMAVSGIQTIKSVANSQELAIQLEQLLQPIAPTLRVLPKQEPYTIPQILFPSCRQRAIKTVRWKHLGMGTGSIFQGWRWFFNPFYKSQKEYTNVPSHRSFNDIFLEDWIWQATLPGNLVAYVPLVLFTNFWGTFPQGLAKPPKLKLKLTPDDWAVRLADVAIAWNAFQHFYPYFDVVSVDWQNVLPEALQSAATSSSPSAYLNVIKRMVALLQDGHGQVIDKSILPYCLPLTWVWIENQIAIAHVLPEQREVLHPGDVVVTIDNRPVAEVAAETEQFCSGSPQLKPFSVLMELLLGEQNAIRQLTVRSPEGELRDITVVHEVPVTQMPQEPRLQDISELKPGIFYVNLELSNSRFSQALQRLQQAQGIIFDLRGYPRSAARAIQHLIQESVESAQWLVPILYKPDRKDMSFEELKRWQLPPRSPYLKANRVFLVDGRAMSQTETWLGIIDRYKLGDIVGSTTAGTNGNMNGFRLPSGITILWTGMKVYKHDGSQHHLVGFQPTVAVSRTIQGVRDRKDELVERAIEVLQSNGLANGGHRC, via the coding sequence ATGGAGTCGATCCAGTTAGAGGCACAGGAACTTCAAAACATCGAAGCTTTCTGCCGACTATTGGGGATTCTGCGTTACTTCCATCCCAGTACAGCAGCAACAAAGGCTGACTGGAATCAAATGGCTGTTTCAGGTATCCAGACGATTAAATCTGTTGCGAATTCACAAGAGTTGGCAATTCAGCTAGAGCAATTGTTGCAACCGATCGCGCCAACGCTGCGAGTCTTGCCTAAGCAGGAACCCTACACTATCCCTCAAATCCTTTTTCCGTCTTGCAGACAACGCGCCATCAAAACAGTCCGTTGGAAGCATTTAGGAATGGGAACTGGCAGCATCTTCCAAGGATGGCGATGGTTTTTCAATCCCTTTTACAAAAGTCAGAAAGAATATACAAATGTCCCCAGTCATCGTTCCTTCAATGACATTTTCCTAGAAGACTGGATTTGGCAAGCAACTTTACCGGGTAATCTGGTTGCTTACGTTCCGCTTGTTCTGTTTACGAATTTCTGGGGTACATTTCCCCAGGGGCTTGCAAAGCCTCCAAAGTTAAAGCTTAAACTTACCCCTGATGATTGGGCAGTTCGTTTGGCAGATGTGGCGATCGCCTGGAATGCCTTCCAACATTTCTATCCTTACTTTGATGTCGTTTCTGTTGACTGGCAGAATGTTTTGCCGGAAGCATTACAGAGTGCTGCAACTAGCTCTAGCCCCAGCGCTTACCTCAATGTTATCAAACGGATGGTCGCCCTACTGCAAGACGGACATGGACAAGTTATTGACAAATCAATCCTACCCTATTGCTTACCGTTAACATGGGTATGGATCGAAAATCAGATTGCGATCGCGCATGTATTACCAGAGCAGCGGGAGGTACTGCATCCGGGAGATGTTGTGGTAACGATTGACAACCGCCCTGTAGCAGAAGTTGCTGCTGAAACTGAGCAATTCTGTTCTGGTTCTCCTCAGCTTAAACCCTTTTCGGTGTTGATGGAGTTATTGTTGGGCGAGCAAAACGCAATCCGACAACTCACCGTGCGATCGCCAGAAGGTGAGCTTCGCGACATTACAGTTGTCCATGAAGTCCCCGTTACCCAAATGCCCCAGGAACCTCGCTTGCAGGACATTTCAGAACTCAAACCTGGTATTTTCTACGTCAATTTAGAATTATCCAATAGTCGCTTTAGCCAAGCCCTGCAACGCTTGCAGCAAGCACAAGGTATTATTTTCGATTTAAGAGGTTATCCTCGCTCGGCTGCTCGTGCTATTCAGCATTTGATTCAAGAATCGGTTGAGTCTGCCCAGTGGTTAGTGCCTATCCTATACAAACCGGATCGAAAAGATATGAGTTTTGAGGAACTAAAACGATGGCAGTTACCGCCGCGATCGCCCTATCTGAAAGCAAACCGAGTTTTTTTAGTCGATGGACGAGCCATGAGCCAAACAGAAACTTGGCTGGGCATTATTGATCGCTACAAACTGGGAGACATTGTAGGTTCAACAACGGCTGGCACCAACGGTAACATGAATGGGTTTCGCCTACCCAGCGGCATCACAATTTTATGGACGGGGATGAAAGTTTACAAGCACGATGGCTCTCAACACCATCTCGTTGGCTTTCAACCCACTGTGGCGGTAAGTCGTACGATCCAGGGCGTTCGAGATCGAAAAGATGAGCTAGTAGAGAGGGCGATCGAAGTTTTGCAATCAAACGGTTTAGCAAATGGTGGTCATCGTTGTTAA
- a CDS encoding sodium:proton antiporter, producing MLASALWILLMGFFAGQLARRLGAPPLIGMILIGIAIGPQLGNLISPEVLDAADDLRLVAVMIILMKAGLGLDREKLAQQGTVALRLGFLPASVEAVVVAIASIFLFNFDFLTGLLLGCVVGAESPAVIVPGMLRLKSQGWGVVKGIPDAILTGSALSDVLLLLVFGLLMNFLGQEDVEAVSLPGGLSLTPLQLLPFQALLEIGLGLVAGWVAAQLLVLLLVKQNWTRTIVQDTIIAASVALFLVIFTNVFPYYSGYLAVMAMGFFLIELDAPLARLIRSGFDVLWAVAEIVLFVLLGASIQLQVLGDVLLPGLLLLAIGLGLGRGIGWYLSTLGSNWTGKEKAFLLPGNMAKATVQAAIGALPLAAGIEGGEIILAIAALSILTTAPIGAWATQVFAPKLLEKGEVDPTKVAVTGRPIFLAAVDPSPLASPVLLKAADLARRSNGEVIVLYVNNLGDNDAVNELRNKAQKLLADIRFEFLTVSGAVPEEIVRVAQARQVTDIIIGKRGDRSLDAILIGSISQSVLEMSPIPVMTVDSPKA from the coding sequence ATGTTAGCCAGTGCCTTATGGATTTTACTGATGGGCTTTTTTGCGGGGCAGTTGGCGCGAAGGTTAGGCGCACCGCCGCTGATTGGCATGATTTTAATCGGAATTGCCATTGGCCCGCAATTGGGGAATTTGATTAGCCCAGAAGTTTTAGATGCCGCCGATGACCTGCGCTTAGTCGCGGTTATGATTATTTTGATGAAGGCAGGTTTGGGGTTAGATCGCGAAAAACTCGCCCAACAGGGAACCGTGGCTTTGAGGTTGGGGTTTTTGCCCGCATCGGTGGAAGCTGTAGTGGTGGCGATCGCCTCTATATTCTTATTTAACTTCGATTTCCTCACGGGTTTGCTTCTCGGCTGCGTTGTCGGTGCCGAATCTCCCGCCGTAATTGTACCGGGAATGCTGCGACTCAAGAGTCAAGGTTGGGGAGTCGTTAAAGGAATTCCCGATGCAATTTTAACCGGAAGCGCCCTATCGGATGTCTTGTTGCTCCTCGTCTTCGGGCTATTAATGAACTTTCTTGGGCAAGAGGATGTAGAAGCGGTGAGTTTACCGGGAGGTTTGAGTTTAACTCCCTTACAGTTATTGCCTTTTCAAGCCCTTTTAGAGATTGGTTTAGGGCTAGTGGCGGGTTGGGTAGCAGCCCAGTTGTTAGTATTGCTGCTAGTCAAGCAGAATTGGACGCGCACGATTGTTCAAGACACAATCATTGCAGCCAGCGTAGCCTTATTTTTAGTCATTTTTACCAACGTCTTCCCCTATTACTCCGGCTATTTGGCAGTGATGGCGATGGGGTTTTTCCTAATTGAATTGGATGCCCCCCTCGCCCGGTTGATCCGCAGTGGGTTTGATGTTCTATGGGCAGTCGCAGAGATTGTTTTATTTGTTCTCCTCGGTGCTAGCATTCAACTCCAAGTCTTGGGAGATGTGTTATTACCCGGTCTATTGCTCTTAGCGATTGGTTTAGGATTAGGTCGAGGGATTGGCTGGTATCTTTCCACATTAGGCAGTAATTGGACGGGGAAAGAAAAAGCTTTTTTGTTACCCGGAAACATGGCAAAAGCCACCGTACAGGCGGCTATTGGGGCTTTACCGCTAGCGGCAGGCATTGAGGGGGGTGAGATTATTTTAGCGATCGCAGCCCTCTCTATTCTCACCACAGCCCCCATTGGCGCTTGGGCAACCCAAGTCTTTGCCCCCAAATTACTCGAAAAAGGAGAAGTCGATCCTACAAAAGTCGCCGTTACTGGGCGTCCCATTTTTCTAGCCGCCGTCGATCCCTCTCCCTTAGCCTCGCCCGTGCTTTTGAAAGCGGCTGACTTGGCGCGGCGCAGCAATGGGGAAGTCATCGTGTTATACGTCAATAATCTAGGGGATAATGATGCCGTTAACGAACTCCGCAACAAAGCCCAGAAACTACTGGCAGATATCCGCTTTGAGTTTTTAACGGTATCGGGGGCAGTTCCCGAAGAAATTGTCAGAGTTGCCCAAGCGCGTCAGGTTACAGATATCATCATTGGCAAGCGGGGCGATCGCTCTTTGGACGCTATACTAATTGGTTCTATCTCCCAATCCGTTTTAGAAATGAGTCCAATTCCCGTAATGACTGTAGACAGTCCAAAAGCTTAG
- a CDS encoding DNA repair exonuclease → MPKFLHVADVHLGFDRYDRPERTTDFFLAFKDALEKYAIAPAVDFVLIAGDLFEHRHILPATLNQAEICLDLLQEAGIPALTIEGNHDNLPYGTKTSWLRYLAESGKIILLEPSEDDSEQVYHPWDKHHRRGGYIDLECGVRVFGSRWYGASAPQAIRQLATAMTHLPAGPQHTVMLFHHGLEGQIARYSGALRYADVLPLKEAGVDYLALGHIHKNYSIENWIFNPGSVEANSIAEGQDQNPRGVYLVEMGSTGIDAELKRDYYQRPILRLKLEANKQQTQAELEQAAKAYVQTTAKTGKTQDAIVELRIQGQLGFNRLDLNVRELRQILHQECDALIFILKYEATGTEYQTPLPRGEEAPTRAVIEQQVFEDLLAANVYYAPQAPQLAKGLIALKEQILSNQSVEETYGFVEDLLNRHLSSEET, encoded by the coding sequence ATGCCTAAATTTCTTCATGTCGCCGACGTTCATTTAGGGTTTGACCGTTACGATCGCCCTGAGAGAACCACTGATTTCTTTTTAGCGTTTAAAGATGCCCTTGAGAAGTATGCGATCGCGCCTGCTGTAGACTTTGTATTAATTGCCGGAGACTTATTTGAACACCGCCACATTCTCCCGGCGACTTTAAATCAAGCCGAAATTTGCCTAGACTTACTGCAAGAAGCTGGCATTCCAGCATTAACCATTGAAGGCAATCACGACAACCTCCCCTACGGCACGAAAACCAGTTGGCTGCGCTACCTCGCCGAATCGGGCAAAATCATCCTCCTCGAACCCTCAGAAGACGACAGCGAGCAGGTATACCACCCCTGGGATAAACATCACCGCAGAGGCGGCTATATTGACCTAGAATGCGGCGTGCGCGTGTTTGGGTCGCGTTGGTATGGCGCATCCGCTCCCCAAGCCATTCGCCAGCTAGCCACCGCTATGACTCATTTGCCTGCGGGGCCTCAACATACGGTGATGCTGTTTCATCATGGTTTAGAGGGACAAATTGCCCGTTATTCTGGCGCTTTACGTTACGCTGATGTCCTTCCCCTGAAGGAAGCCGGGGTAGACTATTTAGCCTTGGGCCATATTCACAAAAATTACTCGATTGAAAACTGGATTTTTAACCCTGGTTCGGTAGAAGCCAATAGCATCGCAGAAGGACAAGACCAAAATCCCAGAGGGGTATATTTAGTTGAGATGGGTTCAACCGGAATTGACGCTGAATTGAAGCGAGATTATTACCAGCGCCCGATTTTACGCTTAAAGCTAGAAGCCAACAAGCAGCAAACCCAAGCTGAGTTAGAACAAGCAGCTAAAGCTTATGTGCAAACTACTGCAAAAACGGGTAAAACCCAAGATGCGATTGTGGAGTTGCGGATTCAAGGTCAGCTAGGCTTCAATCGTTTAGACTTGAATGTCCGCGAGTTGCGTCAAATCCTGCACCAAGAATGCGATGCTTTAATTTTTATCCTGAAATACGAAGCAACGGGCACAGAATACCAAACGCCGTTACCCAGAGGCGAAGAAGCGCCAACTCGCGCCGTCATTGAACAGCAGGTTTTTGAGGATTTACTTGCCGCCAATGTCTATTACGCGCCGCAAGCGCCACAATTAGCTAAGGGATTGATTGCTTTAAAAGAACAGATTCTCAGCAATCAATCGGTTGAGGAAACCTATGGGTTTGTAGAAGATTTGCTCAACCGCCATTTATCCTCAGAGGAAACCTAA
- the bioD gene encoding dethiobiotin synthase — MAIERSHQAFLIAGTDTNAGKTVLTTVLAAYWQRYYPHSRLGIMKPIQSGEGDREWYQHYFSLDQSPEEMNPLYFQAPLAPPIAAMREGRSIDLAKAWQVYNQLCQQKDLLLVESLGGLGSPITFELTVADWARDWQLPTLLVVPVQLGAIAHTVANVALARQAKVPLVGIVLNCREEDVESAIADYTPIDLIQSLTQIPVLGILPPIADFTDTDKLTQIASNLDLERLWG; from the coding sequence ATGGCGATTGAGCGGTCTCATCAAGCGTTCCTGATTGCTGGAACGGATACGAATGCGGGAAAAACAGTGCTAACCACCGTACTCGCCGCCTATTGGCAACGTTATTATCCGCACAGTCGCTTGGGGATTATGAAGCCGATTCAATCGGGTGAGGGCGATCGCGAATGGTACCAACACTACTTTAGCCTCGATCAATCCCCAGAGGAAATGAACCCTCTCTATTTTCAGGCCCCGCTAGCGCCGCCAATTGCTGCTATGCGAGAAGGCCGCAGCATTGATTTGGCAAAGGCTTGGCAGGTTTATAATCAGTTGTGCCAACAAAAAGATTTGCTATTGGTTGAATCTTTAGGCGGTTTAGGTTCGCCGATTACCTTTGAACTGACGGTAGCGGATTGGGCGAGAGATTGGCAACTACCGACGCTGTTAGTGGTTCCGGTACAGCTAGGGGCGATCGCGCATACTGTAGCGAATGTTGCCCTAGCCCGTCAAGCCAAGGTGCCGCTGGTGGGAATTGTGCTGAATTGTAGGGAAGAGGATGTAGAAAGTGCGATCGCCGATTATACACCTATTGATTTGATTCAATCCCTTACCCAGATTCCCGTCCTCGGCATCCTCCCCCCCATTGCCGATTTTACCGATACCGATAAACTCACCCAAATTGCCTCTAACTTAGACCTAGAACGCCTCTGGGGTTAG
- a CDS encoding Npun_R2479 family HD domain-containing metalloprotein, which produces MLNPTSLIIENFLDQLRLGYTRTYGSFKTDYADIIAWAGGMALENIANSDALYHDVEHTLYVTLVGQEILRGKHIREGGVYCEDWLHFMISLLCHDIGYVKGVCRQDRVAERLYATGEDGTLISLPPGATDASLTPYHVDRGKLFIEERFGLHRLIDATEIKHNIELTRFPVPSDEDHADTVNYPGLVRAADLIGQLSDPRYLQKIPALFYEFEETGVNKTLGYRNPGDLRANYPSFFWNVVSPYIQTALRHLELTQEGKQIIANLYANVFRVEHETPLVAETA; this is translated from the coding sequence ATGCTCAATCCTACCTCGCTGATTATTGAGAATTTTCTCGATCAACTCCGTCTCGGTTACACTCGCACTTACGGTAGCTTTAAAACTGACTACGCCGACATTATCGCTTGGGCGGGCGGAATGGCCCTCGAAAACATTGCCAATAGCGATGCCCTTTACCACGATGTCGAACATACCCTTTACGTTACCCTAGTCGGTCAAGAAATTTTACGCGGCAAACATATTCGCGAGGGGGGAGTCTACTGCGAAGACTGGCTGCATTTTATGATTTCTCTGCTGTGTCACGACATCGGCTATGTCAAAGGCGTTTGTCGTCAAGACCGAGTGGCCGAACGCCTGTATGCTACAGGAGAAGACGGAACGCTGATTTCCCTCCCTCCCGGTGCCACCGATGCTAGCTTAACGCCCTACCATGTAGACCGGGGAAAGCTATTTATTGAAGAACGCTTTGGTCTGCATCGGTTGATTGACGCCACGGAAATTAAACATAATATTGAGTTAACTCGCTTTCCCGTCCCTTCCGATGAAGATCATGCCGATACTGTCAATTATCCCGGTTTAGTCAGGGCTGCGGATCTAATCGGTCAACTCAGCGACCCGCGCTATCTTCAGAAAATCCCTGCCTTATTCTACGAATTTGAAGAAACCGGAGTCAACAAAACCCTCGGCTATCGCAACCCCGGAGATTTGCGGGCAAATTATCCCTCGTTTTTCTGGAATGTCGTTTCGCCTTATATCCAAACCGCCTTACGCCATCTAGAACTCACCCAAGAAGGGAAGCAAATTATTGCGAATCTTTATGCCAACGTCTTCCGCGTCGAACATGAAACGCCCCTAGTAGCAGAAACCGCTTGA
- a CDS encoding flavin reductase family protein, which translates to MGKPLALDEQAKKTLLRKIPHGLYICGVKDGEEVNGFTASWIMQASFQPPLVVNCVKTDSISHRMIKNSGVFALSFLEEGQKELAQNFFKPMRRVGNKFEEIEFYLGETGCPIIQDSLGYIECNVVGSVEHGDHTVYVGEVIAAGIHREGNPLLLEQTGWNYGG; encoded by the coding sequence GTGGGTAAACCCTTGGCTTTAGACGAACAAGCAAAGAAAACGCTACTGCGGAAAATTCCTCACGGACTTTACATCTGCGGAGTCAAAGATGGTGAGGAAGTGAACGGCTTTACCGCAAGTTGGATTATGCAGGCTTCTTTTCAACCGCCTCTAGTCGTCAACTGCGTCAAAACTGATTCGATTTCCCATAGGATGATTAAAAATAGTGGCGTATTCGCCCTGAGTTTCCTCGAAGAAGGACAAAAGGAACTCGCCCAAAACTTTTTCAAACCCATGCGTCGAGTGGGGAATAAGTTTGAAGAGATTGAATTTTATCTCGGTGAAACGGGTTGTCCGATTATTCAAGACTCCCTCGGCTACATTGAGTGTAACGTGGTGGGTTCGGTTGAGCATGGCGACCACACCGTCTATGTTGGCGAAGTCATCGCCGCCGGAATTCACCGGGAAGGAAATCCTCTCTTACTCGAACAAACGGGATGGAATTACGGCGGTTAA
- a CDS encoding phenylpyruvate tautomerase MIF-related protein: protein MPLIKVQTSAPQPEKTAVEGLLKVLSAKLAQHLGKPESYVMTAFEPNLAMTFAGTTDPVCYIEIKSIGSMTPAQTKAMSQDFCQQISETLGVSANRIYIEFNDAKGAMWGWNSSTFG from the coding sequence ATGCCTCTGATTAAAGTTCAAACTTCTGCCCCCCAACCGGAAAAAACGGCTGTTGAAGGACTGCTGAAAGTGCTTTCGGCTAAATTAGCCCAACATTTAGGCAAACCTGAATCCTATGTGATGACAGCGTTTGAACCCAATCTGGCGATGACGTTCGCCGGAACCACTGACCCGGTATGCTATATCGAGATTAAGAGTATCGGTAGCATGACGCCAGCGCAAACCAAAGCGATGAGTCAGGATTTTTGTCAGCAAATTAGCGAAACCTTGGGCGTTTCAGCCAATCGCATCTACATCGAGTTTAACGATGCTAAAGGGGCGATGTGGGGTTGGAATAGTTCGACATTTGGTTAA
- the bchH gene encoding magnesium chelatase subunit H, protein MKRIVLIAGFESFNANLYRKAAELARQRCPQLEICTFSDRDLTTQPDIVEQALQGADVFFASLLFDYDQVEWLRQRVQHIPIRLVFESALELMSLTQIGEFKIGDKPKGMPKPVKFILDKFGNGREEDKLAGYISFLKVGPKLLKYIPAKKVQDLRNWLIIYGYWNAGGTENVAAMMGAIALKYLNLKYGELPPPIETPNMGLLHPDASDYFTSPKSYLDWYSQTQPASKHLPKVGILLYRKHVITQQPYIPQLIRHFEKAGLIPVPIFINGVEGHVAVRDWLTTPHEQTQRQQGHLETPSLSPDAVQVDSIVSTIGFPLVGGPAGSMEAGRQVEVAKRILSAKNVPYFVSAPLLIQDIHSWTRKGIGGLQSVVLYALPELDGAIDPVPLGGLVGEDIYLIPERINRLTERIKNWIKLRKKPPVDRKIAIILYGFPPGYGATGTAALLNVPKSLLKLLQALKEKGYAIGNLPQNGEELIQWVKAADESIGDLPKGLLVSPTSVNVKSLEKWLGYLLTTRIEKQWKSLTQTGIKTLGENLQVGGIQLGNIWIGVQPPLGISGDPMRLMFERDLTPHPQYAAFYKWLQNDFKADAVVHFGMHGTVEWLPGSPLGNTGYSWSDILLGNLPNLYIYAANNPSESILAKRRGYGVLISHNVPPYGRAGLYKELVSLRELVAEYREDPEKNYILKEAICQKIVDTGLDADCPLPEAQKLGIEFSPENARLFSAEVFDRYLVKLYEYLQILENRLFSSGLHVLGEAPDEDAMQSYLDAYFGPENLDNPAVPTIRDLLNQTPDELTNLLRGLNGEYIPPAPGGDLLRDGPGVLPTGRNIHALDPYRMPSPAAYERGREIAKKIIAQQQQETGEYPETVAVMLWGLDAIKTKGESLGILLELVGAEPVKEGTGRIVRYELKPLSQVGHPRIDVLANLSGIFRDSFVNIIELLDDLFQRAAQVDEPEDQNFIRKHALALQAQGVQNTTARLFSNPAGDFGSLVNDQVVASNWETGDELAQTWEGRNAFSYGRQDKGQARPEVLQQLLKTTGRVVQEIDSVEYGLTDIQEYYANTGGLKRAAEKQQGKKVKASFIESFSKDTTPRNLESLLRMEYRTKLLNPKWAEAMANQGSGGAYEISQRMTALLGWGGTVDFTEDWVYDQAASTYALDPAMAEKLRKANPEAFRNIVGRMLEANGRGFWQADNEKLQQLRNLYEQAEADIEGVGGKSAE, encoded by the coding sequence ATGAAACGCATCGTCTTAATTGCTGGATTTGAATCCTTTAACGCCAATTTATACCGGAAAGCGGCGGAACTGGCAAGGCAACGCTGTCCGCAATTGGAAATTTGCACGTTTAGCGATCGCGATCTCACGACCCAACCGGATATCGTAGAACAAGCACTACAAGGGGCGGATGTCTTTTTCGCCAGCCTCCTGTTTGACTACGACCAGGTAGAATGGTTGCGCCAGCGAGTTCAGCATATCCCGATTCGCCTGGTTTTTGAATCTGCCTTAGAGTTAATGAGTTTAACGCAGATTGGCGAGTTTAAGATTGGCGATAAGCCCAAGGGAATGCCCAAACCCGTTAAGTTTATCCTAGATAAATTTGGTAACGGACGAGAAGAAGATAAACTCGCAGGCTATATTAGCTTTCTCAAAGTTGGGCCAAAACTCCTCAAATACATTCCCGCCAAGAAAGTCCAAGACTTAAGAAACTGGCTGATTATCTACGGATATTGGAATGCAGGCGGAACCGAAAACGTAGCGGCGATGATGGGCGCGATCGCGCTTAAATATCTTAATCTGAAATATGGGGAACTCCCACCCCCCATCGAAACCCCCAACATGGGATTATTACATCCCGATGCTTCCGATTACTTCACTTCACCTAAATCTTATCTAGATTGGTACTCCCAAACTCAACCCGCCTCTAAACACTTACCCAAAGTCGGGATTTTACTGTATCGCAAACACGTTATTACCCAACAACCTTATATTCCCCAACTGATACGCCATTTTGAAAAAGCCGGACTCATTCCCGTCCCCATTTTTATTAACGGCGTAGAAGGTCATGTCGCCGTCAGAGATTGGTTAACCACCCCCCACGAACAAACCCAACGCCAACAGGGACACCTCGAAACCCCCTCCCTCTCTCCAGACGCCGTTCAAGTTGATTCTATCGTTTCCACCATTGGTTTTCCCCTCGTTGGCGGCCCGGCGGGTTCAATGGAAGCCGGAAGACAAGTTGAAGTAGCCAAACGCATTTTATCGGCTAAAAACGTTCCCTATTTCGTTTCCGCCCCTCTCCTGATTCAAGACATTCATAGCTGGACGAGAAAAGGCATCGGCGGATTGCAAAGTGTCGTCTTATATGCATTGCCAGAACTCGATGGGGCAATCGATCCCGTTCCCCTCGGCGGCTTAGTTGGCGAAGACATTTACCTGATTCCCGAACGCATCAACCGACTAACAGAACGGATTAAAAACTGGATTAAACTGCGGAAAAAGCCCCCCGTTGACCGCAAAATTGCCATTATCCTTTACGGCTTCCCTCCCGGCTACGGCGCAACCGGAACCGCCGCCTTACTCAACGTCCCCAAAAGCTTATTAAAACTCCTCCAAGCCCTCAAAGAAAAAGGCTATGCCATTGGCAACCTACCCCAAAATGGCGAAGAATTAATCCAATGGGTTAAAGCTGCCGATGAAAGCATAGGCGACTTACCGAAAGGGTTGCTCGTTTCCCCCACCTCCGTTAACGTCAAATCCTTAGAAAAATGGTTAGGCTATTTACTCACCACGCGGATTGAAAAACAGTGGAAATCCTTAACCCAGACCGGAATCAAAACCTTGGGAGAAAACCTGCAAGTCGGAGGCATCCAGTTAGGCAATATTTGGATAGGCGTGCAACCCCCTTTAGGAATTTCCGGCGACCCCATGCGCCTGATGTTTGAACGCGATCTCACCCCCCATCCTCAATATGCTGCCTTTTATAAATGGTTGCAAAACGACTTTAAAGCCGATGCCGTCGTTCATTTTGGAATGCATGGGACTGTAGAATGGTTGCCCGGTTCTCCATTAGGCAATACGGGCTACTCTTGGTCAGATATTCTTTTAGGAAATTTGCCCAATCTCTATATTTATGCAGCCAATAATCCCTCAGAATCCATTCTCGCCAAACGTCGCGGTTACGGGGTTTTAATTTCTCACAACGTTCCCCCCTACGGACGGGCGGGTTTATATAAAGAATTGGTTTCCCTGCGCGAACTTGTGGCTGAATATCGCGAAGACCCAGAGAAAAACTACATTCTTAAAGAAGCCATTTGTCAAAAGATTGTCGATACCGGCTTAGACGCCGACTGTCCCCTTCCGGAAGCCCAAAAACTGGGAATTGAATTTTCACCCGAAAATGCCCGTCTATTTAGCGCCGAAGTCTTTGACCGCTACCTGGTTAAACTCTACGAATACTTGCAAATTCTAGAAAATCGCCTATTTTCCTCTGGCTTGCACGTTTTGGGGGAAGCCCCGGACGAAGACGCCATGCAAAGCTATCTTGACGCCTACTTTGGCCCAGAAAATCTGGATAACCCAGCAGTTCCCACCATCCGCGACCTGTTGAACCAAACCCCCGACGAACTCACCAACCTGCTACGGGGACTGAATGGCGAATATATCCCCCCGGCCCCTGGCGGCGACTTGCTACGCGATGGCCCCGGCGTCTTACCCACAGGGCGCAATATCCACGCCTTAGACCCCTATCGGATGCCTTCCCCAGCCGCTTACGAACGGGGCCGAGAAATTGCCAAAAAGATTATCGCCCAACAGCAACAAGAAACGGGCGAATATCCCGAAACCGTGGCGGTGATGTTGTGGGGGTTAGATGCGATTAAAACGAAGGGGGAATCTCTGGGAATTCTATTAGAACTGGTGGGGGCGGAACCCGTGAAGGAGGGAACCGGGCGCATCGTGCGTTATGAGTTGAAACCGCTTTCCCAAGTGGGTCATCCTCGCATTGATGTGTTGGCAAATCTTTCGGGGATTTTTCGCGATAGTTTTGTCAATATTATTGAACTGCTAGATGACCTGTTTCAACGGGCGGCCCAGGTTGATGAACCGGAAGACCAGAATTTTATCCGCAAACACGCTTTAGCGTTGCAAGCCCAAGGGGTACAGAATACGACAGCCCGCTTATTTTCCAACCCGGCGGGAGATTTCGGGTCTTTAGTGAATGACCAAGTGGTGGCGAGTAACTGGGAAACGGGGGATGAGTTAGCCCAAACCTGGGAAGGCCGGAATGCGTTTAGTTATGGTCGCCAGGATAAGGGCCAAGCTAGACCGGAGGTGTTGCAGCAGCTACTCAAAACGACGGGACGGGTTGTGCAAGAGATTGATTCTGTTGAATATGGTTTGACCGATATTCAGGAATATTATGCCAACACGGGCGGCTTAAAACGGGCGGCGGAGAAGCAACAAGGAAAGAAGGTGAAAGCCAGTTTTATTGAAAGTTTCTCGAAGGATACAACGCCGCGCAACCTAGAATCATTGCTGAGGATGGAGTACCGGACAAAGTTACTCAACCCGAAATGGGCGGAGGCGATGGCGAATCAGGGTTCGGGTGGGGCCTACGAAATTTCCCAACGGATGACGGCCCTATTAGGTTGGGGCGGTACTGTAGATTTTACGGAGGATTGGGTTTACGACCAAGCCGCAAGTACGTATGCATTAGATCCAGCAATGGCCGAGAAATTACGCAAGGCAAATCCTGAAGCGTTCCGCAACATTGTAGGGCGAATGCTGGAGGCAAACGGACGGGGTTTTTGGCAAGCCGATAACGAGAAGTTACAACAACTCCGCAACCTCTACGAACAAGCAGAGGCCGATATTGAGGGAGTTGGGGGAAAGAGTGCTGAGTAG